One window from the genome of Aeromonas sp. FDAARGOS 1405 encodes:
- a CDS encoding DUF134 domain-containing protein, with the protein MPRPKIARQICGRPANSCFKPNGRPMHQLEQVTLAPDEFEALRLVDLQGMQQQEAALVMGVSRQTLANILKKGRYKVVECLSLGKALMMQPAEPDHPTSGEEPT; encoded by the coding sequence ATGCCAAGACCCAAGATTGCCCGCCAGATCTGTGGCCGCCCCGCCAACAGCTGCTTCAAACCCAACGGCCGCCCCATGCATCAGCTGGAACAGGTCACGCTGGCCCCTGACGAGTTCGAGGCACTGCGCCTCGTCGACCTTCAAGGAATGCAGCAGCAGGAGGCCGCCCTGGTGATGGGGGTCTCCCGCCAGACCCTGGCCAATATCCTGAAAAAAGGGCGCTACAAGGTGGTGGAGTGTCTGAGTCTGGGCAAGGCATTGATGATGCAACCCGCCGAGCCCGACCACCCAACCAGTGGAGAAGAGCCGACATGA
- a CDS encoding HD-GYP domain-containing protein codes for MESSFGEKMQSVHATLRQRFDKLSRVAIAIYDPHTDQLKTFAHSTEGPSPLVQYEVKLSDVPSLSYLAEHKQPRVLGNLDALRGSASEHSRKVLEAGYASSYTEPLLFNSKLFGFLFCDAMEPGYFEEPIRSELSAYAQALSAIIAVEFFSIQTLGGALTTAREFSRYRDEETANHLHRMSAYSRLIAKTLAPTCGLSDEEVEFIYLFSELHDIGKIAVPDAILLKPGKLTPEEFEIMKIHPGKGREMISLMINEFGLDGIHHTDMLTNIIASHHERFDGTGYPLGLAGEAIPLAARIVTVADVFDALTSERPYKKAWPFETAFAYLEEHAGSQFDPACVAAALHNKAEFYAIYQQYQDPACTPSVPASGAEPG; via the coding sequence ATGGAAAGTTCATTTGGCGAAAAAATGCAGAGCGTACATGCCACGCTCAGGCAGCGCTTTGACAAGCTGAGTCGGGTGGCCATCGCGATTTACGATCCCCATACCGATCAGCTCAAGACCTTTGCCCACAGCACCGAGGGGCCCTCGCCACTGGTGCAATATGAGGTGAAGCTGAGCGATGTTCCCTCCCTGAGTTATCTGGCGGAGCACAAGCAGCCCCGGGTGCTCGGCAATCTGGATGCCCTGCGTGGCTCTGCATCGGAGCACAGCCGCAAGGTGCTGGAGGCGGGCTATGCCTCCAGCTATACCGAGCCGCTGCTGTTCAACAGCAAGCTGTTTGGTTTTCTGTTTTGCGATGCCATGGAGCCGGGATACTTCGAGGAGCCGATCCGCAGCGAGCTGTCGGCCTATGCCCAGGCGCTCTCGGCCATCATTGCGGTGGAGTTTTTCTCCATCCAGACCCTTGGCGGCGCGCTGACCACGGCGCGGGAGTTCAGCCGCTATCGGGATGAGGAGACCGCCAACCATCTGCACCGGATGTCGGCCTACTCTCGGCTGATTGCCAAGACGCTGGCCCCGACTTGCGGGCTGAGCGATGAGGAGGTGGAGTTTATCTACCTCTTCTCCGAGCTGCACGACATCGGCAAGATCGCGGTGCCGGATGCCATTTTGCTCAAGCCGGGCAAGCTGACGCCGGAAGAGTTCGAGATCATGAAGATCCACCCCGGCAAGGGACGGGAGATGATCAGCCTGATGATCAACGAGTTTGGTCTCGATGGCATTCATCACACTGACATGCTGACTAATATCATCGCCAGCCATCACGAACGCTTTGACGGCACCGGCTATCCGCTGGGGCTGGCGGGAGAGGCGATCCCGCTGGCGGCGCGCATCGTGACGGTGGCCGATGTGTTTGATGCCTTGACCAGCGAGCGCCCCTACAAGAAGGCATGGCCGTTCGAGACGGCGTTTGCCTATCTGGAGGAGCATGCCGGCAGCCAGTTTGATCCCGCCTGTGTCGCCGCAGCCCTGCACAACAAGGCCGAGTTTTATGCCATCTATCAGCAGTATCAGGATCCGGCCTGCACTCCGAGTGTGCCGGCCAGCGGCGCCGAGCCGGGTTGA
- a CDS encoding dicarboxylate/amino acid:cation symporter, giving the protein MKLVLKLIAGILAGLLLGLYAPEWVARVLFTAKTVIGQLITFTIPLIILFFIMSGIASLPKNSGKLLGKTVALSYCSTILAGLFAFTVASHLIPQFTTAAEPTTATAIKLASYVNLEIPPLFGVMSALAAAFVFGIGISATQATDLRRVADQGRDIIDRLLAKVIIPLLPFYIAGVFVEMTVEGTVFATLKTFGVVLVMAILMHWIWLSVLFVGTGLALGRSPAQLIKNMLPAYFTALGTMSSAATIPVALQSSKNNGVSDGIANFTVPLCATIHLCGSTITLVTCATAVMFLSEHLAIPGIETMLPFIMMLGVIMIAAPGAPGGGVMSALGLLTSMLGFGEASIALMIALYLAQDSFGTACNVTGDGVIALWADRFANGSESAASAAPVAEAEQA; this is encoded by the coding sequence ATGAAACTTGTCCTGAAACTCATTGCTGGCATCCTTGCCGGTCTCTTGCTCGGTCTCTACGCCCCTGAGTGGGTGGCGCGCGTGCTGTTTACGGCCAAGACAGTGATAGGTCAGCTCATCACCTTCACCATTCCGCTCATCATTCTGTTCTTTATCATGAGCGGCATCGCCAGCCTGCCGAAAAACTCCGGCAAGCTGCTGGGCAAAACCGTGGCCCTCTCCTACTGCTCCACCATTCTGGCGGGGCTGTTCGCCTTTACCGTGGCGAGCCACCTGATCCCGCAGTTCACCACCGCCGCCGAGCCCACCACGGCCACGGCCATCAAGCTTGCCTCCTACGTCAATCTGGAGATCCCGCCGCTGTTTGGCGTGATGTCGGCACTGGCCGCCGCCTTCGTGTTCGGCATCGGCATCAGCGCCACCCAGGCCACCGATCTGCGCCGGGTCGCCGATCAGGGTCGTGACATCATCGACCGCCTGCTGGCCAAGGTGATCATTCCGCTGCTGCCGTTCTACATCGCCGGCGTCTTTGTCGAGATGACGGTAGAAGGCACCGTATTCGCCACCCTGAAAACTTTCGGCGTGGTGCTGGTGATGGCGATCCTGATGCACTGGATCTGGCTATCCGTGCTGTTCGTTGGTACCGGTCTGGCCCTTGGCCGCTCACCGGCCCAGCTCATCAAGAACATGCTGCCCGCCTACTTCACCGCGCTGGGGACCATGTCGAGCGCCGCCACCATTCCGGTCGCTCTGCAATCGAGCAAGAACAACGGGGTGAGCGACGGCATCGCCAACTTCACTGTGCCCCTGTGCGCCACCATTCACCTCTGTGGCTCCACCATTACCCTGGTCACCTGCGCCACCGCGGTGATGTTCCTCTCCGAGCATCTGGCCATTCCGGGCATCGAGACCATGCTCCCCTTCATCATGATGCTGGGGGTGATCATGATCGCCGCACCGGGCGCGCCAGGTGGTGGCGTGATGTCGGCGCTGGGCCTGCTCACCTCCATGCTCGGTTTTGGTGAAGCCTCCATCGCCCTGATGATCGCACTCTATCTGGCGCAGGACAGCTTCGGCACCGCCTGCAACGTCACTGGTGACGGCGTGATTGCCCTGTGGGCGGATCGCTTCGCCAACGGTAGCGAGAGCGCAGCAAGTGCAGCCCCCGTGGCCGAGGCCGAACAGGCGTAA
- a CDS encoding TetR family transcriptional regulator, with protein MARRTKEEAQQTRCHIMSTALDLFCSQGLAKTSLTDIARAADLTRGAIYWHFKNKDELFISLWQELCSPLAHQLDACLNPDEPDPLGQLRLFFEGVLHSFIHNPAQRQMFTILFNLESLEGEAISLREHIRSQSANFFRDLETTLANAVRRGQLPANLNLQRAATLLHCTLDGYIINWLHFPGRIDLQGESAFMIESMFTMLAQPHGPACGR; from the coding sequence ATGGCCAGACGAACCAAAGAAGAGGCGCAGCAAACCCGCTGCCACATCATGAGCACGGCGCTGGATCTGTTCTGCTCTCAGGGCCTGGCCAAGACCAGCCTGACCGACATCGCCAGGGCGGCAGACCTGACCCGCGGTGCCATCTATTGGCATTTCAAGAACAAGGATGAACTCTTCATTTCGCTCTGGCAGGAGCTCTGCAGCCCCCTCGCCCACCAGCTCGATGCCTGCCTCAATCCAGATGAGCCGGATCCGCTGGGGCAACTGCGCCTCTTCTTCGAAGGGGTGCTCCACAGCTTCATTCACAATCCAGCCCAGCGGCAGATGTTCACCATACTGTTCAATCTCGAATCGCTGGAGGGGGAAGCCATCTCATTGCGCGAGCATATCCGCAGCCAGTCCGCCAACTTCTTTCGAGACCTGGAGACCACCCTGGCCAATGCGGTACGGCGGGGCCAACTGCCCGCCAACCTCAACCTGCAGCGCGCCGCCACCCTGCTCCACTGCACTCTGGATGGCTACATCATCAACTGGCTCCACTTTCCGGGGCGGATCGACCTGCAGGGCGAATCCGCCTTTATGATAGAGAGCATGTTCACCATGCTGGCCCAGCCCCACGGGCCTGCCTGCGGCCGCTAA
- a CDS encoding NifB/NifX family molybdenum-iron cluster-binding protein, whose protein sequence is MNAVTTMTTTLCNSALMLSQGLLAGHFTRAEQLQILNPEGNVIATLPNPAAAEGCHGKQALLDALAHHQVGQVVVRNIGERMLSRLLAANIRVLQCRSARLPLPALLAPVNLQPLTEASQGRPSRRHQSKATIRAIQPVGASHSHANCHGGCNSGSNHCCASSGNQAESSRQGHTCCHGSEGANQQSGCCHHH, encoded by the coding sequence ATGAATGCTGTCACAACCATGACCACCACCCTCTGCAACAGCGCCCTGATGCTGAGTCAGGGGTTGCTGGCTGGCCACTTTACCCGTGCCGAGCAGCTGCAAATTCTTAACCCCGAAGGGAACGTTATCGCCACCCTGCCCAACCCGGCCGCAGCCGAAGGCTGCCACGGCAAGCAAGCGCTGCTCGACGCCCTCGCCCATCATCAGGTGGGTCAGGTGGTGGTGCGCAATATCGGCGAGCGAATGCTAAGTCGCCTGCTGGCGGCCAATATCCGGGTACTGCAGTGCCGCTCTGCCCGCCTGCCGCTGCCAGCGCTGCTGGCCCCCGTCAATCTGCAACCTCTCACCGAGGCCAGTCAGGGCCGCCCATCTCGTCGTCATCAGAGCAAGGCGACTATCCGTGCCATCCAGCCCGTCGGCGCAAGCCACAGCCATGCGAATTGTCACGGTGGTTGCAACAGTGGTTCCAATCACTGTTGCGCCAGTAGTGGCAATCAGGCAGAGAGCTCACGACAAGGCCATACTTGTTGCCACGGCAGTGAGGGCGCCAACCAGCAGAGCGGTTGCTGCCATCATCACTGA